One part of the Mustela erminea isolate mMusErm1 chromosome 11, mMusErm1.Pri, whole genome shotgun sequence genome encodes these proteins:
- the STMP1 gene encoding short transmembrane mitochondrial protein 1, which produces MGSATSAVLLGDRVLSLAMHQNRWGAGSNLDPGPDPGGARAPRAALGEARRGEARLGAAGGAGGVGRDPEAHGGFRPLARGEAGSDRPTELQPPFAPLLADAMLQFLLGFTLGNVVGMYLAQNYDIPNLAKKLEEIKKDLDAKKKPPSS; this is translated from the exons ATGGGATCCGCTACTTCTGCAGTCCTTCTAGGTGACCGAGTCCTAAGCCTGGCTATGCATCAGAATCGTTGGGGTGCTGGGAGTAATCTAGATCCCGGGCCCGACCCAG GGGGCGCGAGGGCGCCGCGCGCGGCTTTGGGCGAGGCGAGGCGAGGCGAGGCGAGGCTAGGAGCGGCGGGAGGCGCGGGCGGGGTCGGGCGTGACCCGGAAGCCCACGGCGGGTTCCGCCCCCTCGCTCGGGGAGAGGCAGGCTCGGACCGGCCCACCGAGCTGCAGCCGCCCTTCGCGCCTCTCCTCGCCGACGCCATGCTGCAGTTCCTG CTTGGATTTACTCTTGGCAACGTGGTTGGAATGTATCTGGCTCAGAACTATGAC ataccaaACCTGGctaaaaaactagaagaaataaaaaaggacttGGATGCCAAGAAGAAACCCCCTAGCTCATGA